The Musa acuminata AAA Group cultivar baxijiao chromosome BXJ3-6, Cavendish_Baxijiao_AAA, whole genome shotgun sequence region AACCACAGGAGAGTGGATTGTGCATCCACCATGCATGGGCTGATATCTCAATGTTTATTCCTTAATATGCATATATAAACATtggaattaaattatatataaacatTGGAATTTCCATTTATGACATTTACAAACAGAAATGACACTATATCTTTTTTCCTTGCAATGATGAAGAATGTGCCAATTAAATCTGGCCTTGTTAAGTTGGTTACAAATGTATATAATGATCCTCTGTAAATGCTATAAAATATCACATGATCTACAAGCAGATTAATACAGATTTTTTGTGCCTGTATTTTTTCCACAAGAAAAGACTGAGGAAGCTTGTGAATGGGGTGTAATTTGTTTAGTATGTATAATTTGTTTATATTAACAATTTAATCTGTGCATAGGAAAATTTTCTGTGATGTGCATGCCTGTAGAGTAACATATGTTTtaacttgattattttttttGTGCTGTATTtggttaatataaattatttgtttGTTGAGTTTGGTTAAGTCTCTTTGGTGTCACATTCCTTGTATTTGGCCAGTGTCATCTccaaaatattgttcatgttataCATTTTTACACTTAGTATTCTTAGTTTCTGATATGTAAATTTTGATTGTGaacatttttttatttaacaGGTTTTATGGGCTGGCTTTGATAAGCTAGAGCTTAGTCCATCTTTCTTTAAGCATGTTCTGCTTCTTGGGTATTCAAATGGATTTCAAGTGCTCGATGTTGATGATGCCTCTAATGTCTGTGAACTGGTTTCCAAGCGTGATGGCCCAGCTACTTTTTTACAAATGCAGCCCACGCCCATTAATTCTGAAGCCACCGAAGGATTCAGAGCATCACATCCTTTGCTGTTGGTTGTTGCTAGTGATGAGACTAATGGCTCAGGTGCGGTCCAAGGTGGCCGTTTGAGTGCATTGATCAGAGAGAGCAGTAGTGAGCCTCAGGCAGGAAACTGCATATCATCTACAGTTGTTCGGTTCTACTCGCTCAAGGTTCACAGTTATGTTCATGTTCTGAGATTCCGCTCTGCTGTACATATTGTTCATTGCAGCCCCCGAATAGTTGCTGTGGCACTTGCAGCCCAAGTAAGAAAGCCTTTATTTGGATAATTATGTTGATTTGAGGTTATCAGATTGATATAGTAATTTATCCTTTTCGATTTCTGGAATTTGTCTTGGCAGATATACTGTTTTGATGCAGTTACTCTTGAGAACAAGTTCAGCGTTCTGACCTATCCATTACAAGGTTCAGCCGGTGTTAACATCGGTTGTGGTCCGATGGCTGTTGGTCCTAGATGGTTAGCTTATGCTTCCAATAATCCTCTCATATTAAATACAGGTCGCCTTAGTCCACAAAATCTTACTCCCTCTCCAGGCGTAAGCCCATCAACTTCTCCCAGCAGTGGAAACTTAGTTGCCCGTTATGCGATGGAATCTAGCAAAACATTGGCTGCTGGAATAATTAATCTTGGAGATATGGGTTATAAAACTTTATCAAAATATTGTCATGAGCTACTTCCTGATGGTTCTagttctcctttgtcatcaaatTCGATCCGAAAATCTGGAAGACTTCCACCAACAGCACACCCCAGTGAACCTGATAATGCGGGAATGGTGTGTATGTTATCATAGCTAGATGTGTGTTCCCACAAACTCATATTTGCAGGCACTCTCTCATACTAATGCAGAGAGACATTTATGTAAACCGCTTGCAGGTTTGAGTTACATATGGTACTTTTCTGggtatattgatgattttttatggtcTTCTTCTGCAGGTTGTTATAAAAGATTTCATTTCAAAGGAAGTCATTTCACAATTTAGGGCTCATACCAGTCCAATATCTGCTCTCTGTTTCGATCCAAGTGGTACTCTTTTGGTTACAGCTTCAGTACACGGGCACAAcataaatatttttcggattatgCCAACCCGTATACAAAATGGTTCTAGCCCAGCAAGCTATGATTGGACATCATCACACGTTCATCTTTACAAGCTATATCGTGGACTAACAGCTGCTGTATGAATTTAAGAATTTTCTTACCATAATTTGTAAGGCAAGCAACGTGCCATTTGTTTAAGACATTTGattaatttctttcttttttgatacCAGGTCATACAGGATATCTCCTTTAGTCATTATAGTCAGTGGATTTCAATTGTTTCATCTAGGGGTACCTGTCACATATATGTTATATCACCTTTTGGTGGTGATGCTAGTCTTCAACCGCAAAATGTTCCCGGTGAAAGATCAATTCTTATTCCTAATCTCACAGTGCCATGGTGGTCCACTTCATGTTGCATGATCCATCAACAGTTAcatccaccaccacctccaccttCGGTTACATATTCTGTGGTCAGTAGGATAAAAAATGTTAATGCTGGTTGGCTGAGCACAGTTACCAATGTTGCTGCTTCTGCAGCAGGGAAAATATCTGTACCATCAGGTGCTATTGCTGCTGCTTTCCATAATTCTCTGAACCAAAATACTTTACCAGCTCCCTCTAAGGCCAAATCCTTGGAACATCTTTTGGTATACTCACCATCTGGTCATGTCATACAACATGAACTCCTTCCATCTTCATTTGTGGAGTCTTGTGATAACAGCTTGAAAGCTGTACCTGCTCCTCTTTTGCAACTTCAAGATGAAGAATTATGTGTAAATGCTGAGCCAGTTCAGTGGTGGGATGTTTGCAGAAGATCAAATTGGTCTGAAAGAGAGGaagatgtttcaagaattatcccTAATAACCAGAAAAATAGTGAGACAGTCTTGGATTCTGGAGATTGTGAAGACAATGGAACTTCATATTCTATGACAACTGCCAATAGTTTATCTGGAATGGAATCAGTGAAAAGTGAAAGGTCCCACTGGTACCTTTCCAATGCAGAAGTACATATTAGCGCAGGAAAGATCCCAATATGGCAGAAATCAGCGGTAtccaattttatttatttattttgtagttcataaaggaaagaaaaattcttcaACTTGGTTTGTCACT contains the following coding sequences:
- the LOC103987290 gene encoding autophagy-related protein 18g isoform X1 gives rise to the protein MRRGKGKNGLLPSSLRIISSCLKTVSSNAGSVASTVRSAGASVAASIAVPAEDEKDQVLWAGFDKLELSPSFFKHVLLLGYSNGFQVLDVDDASNVCELVSKRDGPATFLQMQPTPINSEATEGFRASHPLLLVVASDETNGSGAVQGGRLSALIRESSSEPQAGNCISSTVVRFYSLKVHSYVHVLRFRSAVHIVHCSPRIVAVALAAQIYCFDAVTLENKFSVLTYPLQGSAGVNIGCGPMAVGPRWLAYASNNPLILNTGRLSPQNLTPSPGVSPSTSPSSGNLVARYAMESSKTLAAGIINLGDMGYKTLSKYCHELLPDGSSSPLSSNSIRKSGRLPPTAHPSEPDNAGMVVIKDFISKEVISQFRAHTSPISALCFDPSGTLLVTASVHGHNINIFRIMPTRIQNGSSPASYDWTSSHVHLYKLYRGLTAAVIQDISFSHYSQWISIVSSRGTCHIYVISPFGGDASLQPQNVPGERSILIPNLTVPWWSTSCCMIHQQLHPPPPPPSVTYSVVSRIKNVNAGWLSTVTNVAASAAGKISVPSGAIAAAFHNSLNQNTLPAPSKAKSLEHLLVYSPSGHVIQHELLPSSFVESCDNSLKAVPAPLLQLQDEELCVNAEPVQWWDVCRRSNWSEREEDVSRIIPNNQKNSETVLDSGDCEDNGTSYSMTTANSLSGMESVKSERSHWYLSNAEVHISAGKIPIWQKSAICFCVLNPSKSIEGFGNDLTGGEIEFEKLPFDEVEIKRKDLLPVFEQFHCSKSGWNDRVVGGYQTSSSGFFQAKNEFASGTINGLRTTQGLFDKGGPYGPVSLQSMTKTISDESVHGLSSIVSYNIARTSELDASATMPIKCSVNGCSPLHSENNGSYPASDDSVSNGVSTSSLSCNGKLVVDNHSLNGSESGRVPKACTTDVHMEQDGISDSHNSMEFETCFNEGYCKVSELDDCRELTEAVTDADSNSSHCEREKPDEDGDNDDLMGCVFAFSEG
- the LOC103987290 gene encoding autophagy-related protein 18g isoform X2, with the protein product MRRGKGKNGLLPSSLRIISSCLKTVSSNAGSVASTVRSAGASVAASIAVPAEDEKDQVLWAGFDKLELSPSFFKHVLLLGYSNGFQVLDVDDASNVCELVSKRDGPATFLQMQPTPINSEATEGFRASHPLLLVVASDETNGSGAVQGGRLSALIRESSSEPQAGNCISSTVVRFYSLKVHSYVHVLRFRSAVHIVHCSPRIVAVALAAQVVIKDFISKEVISQFRAHTSPISALCFDPSGTLLVTASVHGHNINIFRIMPTRIQNGSSPASYDWTSSHVHLYKLYRGLTAAVIQDISFSHYSQWISIVSSRGTCHIYVISPFGGDASLQPQNVPGERSILIPNLTVPWWSTSCCMIHQQLHPPPPPPSVTYSVVSRIKNVNAGWLSTVTNVAASAAGKISVPSGAIAAAFHNSLNQNTLPAPSKAKSLEHLLVYSPSGHVIQHELLPSSFVESCDNSLKAVPAPLLQLQDEELCVNAEPVQWWDVCRRSNWSEREEDVSRIIPNNQKNSETVLDSGDCEDNGTSYSMTTANSLSGMESVKSERSHWYLSNAEVHISAGKIPIWQKSAICFCVLNPSKSIEGFGNDLTGGEIEFEKLPFDEVEIKRKDLLPVFEQFHCSKSGWNDRVVGGYQTSSSGFFQAKNEFASGTINGLRTTQGLFDKGGPYGPVSLQSMTKTISDESVHGLSSIVSYNIARTSELDASATMPIKCSVNGCSPLHSENNGSYPASDDSVSNGVSTSSLSCNGKLVVDNHSLNGSESGRVPKACTTDVHMEQDGISDSHNSMEFETCFNEGYCKVSELDDCRELTEAVTDADSNSSHCEREKPDEDGDNDDLMGCVFAFSEG